One segment of Pan paniscus chromosome 20, NHGRI_mPanPan1-v2.0_pri, whole genome shotgun sequence DNA contains the following:
- the ZSCAN18 gene encoding zinc finger and SCAN domain-containing protein 18 isoform X2: protein MLPLEKAFASPRSSPAPPDLPTPGSAAGVQQEEPETIPERTPADLEFSRLRFREFVYQEAAGPHQTLARLHELCRQWLMPEARSKEQMLELLVLEQFLGILPDKVRPWVVAQYPESCKKAASLVEGLADVLEEPGMLLGSPAGSSSILSDGVYERHMDPLLLPGELASPSQAPGAGEIPAPSETPWLSPDPLFLEQRRVREAKTEEDGPANTEQKLKSFPEDPQHLGEWGHLDPAEENLKSYRKLLLWGYQLSQPDAASRLDTEELRLVERDPQGSSLPGGRRQESAGCACEEAAPAGVLPELPTEAPPGDALADPPSGTTEEEEEQPGKAPDPQDPQDAESDSATGSQRQSVIQQPAPDRGPAKLGTKRPHPEDGDGQSLEGVSSSGDSAGLEAGQGPGADEPGLSRGKPYACGECGEAFAWLSHLMEHHSSHGGRKRYACQGCWKTFHFSLALAEHQKTHEKERSYALGGARGPQPSTREAQAGARAGGPPESVEGEAPPAPPEAQR, encoded by the exons ATGCTGCCTTTGGAGAAGGCGTTTGCCTCCCCCAGGAGCTCCCCAGCCCCGCCGGATCTGCCCACGCCGGGGTCAGCAGCCGGAGTCCAGCAGGAAGAACCCGAGACCATCCCTGAGAGGACCCCTGCTGACCTGGAGTTCTCCCGCCTGCGTTTCCGGGAATTTGTCTACCAGGAGGCTGCCGGGCCCCACCAGACCCTGGCCCGGCTGCATGAGCTGTGCCGCCAGTGGCTGATGCCTGAGGCGCGCTCCAAGGAGCAGATGCTGGAGCTGCTGGTGCTGGAGCAGTTCCTGGGCATCCTGCCTGATAAGGTCCGGCCCTGGGTGGTGGCACAGTACCCTGAGAGCTGCAAGAAGGCAGCCTCCCTGGTGGAGGGCCTCGCTGATGTCTTGGAAGAGCCAG GGATGCTGCTGGGCTCCCCTGCGGGCTCATCCTCAATTCTTAGTGATGGAGTGTACGAGAGGCACATGGACCCTCTGCTGCTACCAGGCGAGCTCGCGAGCCCCAGCCAGGCCCCTGGAGCTGGGGAGATCCCGGCACCTTCTGAGACAC cctGGCTTTCTCCGGACCCCCTGTTTCTGGAACAGAGGAGGGTCAGAGAAGCAAAGACCGAAGAGGACGGCCCTGCCAACACCGAGCAG AAGCTGAAGTCCTTTCCAGAGGACCCTCAGCACCTGGGGGAGTGGGGCCACCTGGACCCTGCCGAGGAGAACCTGAAGAGCTACCGGAAGCTGCTCCTGTGGG GGTATCAGCTTTCCCAGCCTGACGCTGCCTCCAGGCTGGACACTGAGGAACTCCGGTTGGTGGAAAGAGATCCACAAGGAAGCAGCCTCCCAG GCGGGAGGCGGCAGGAGAGCGCTGGGTGCGCCTGCGAGGAGGCCGCCCCCGCGGGGGTGCTGCCTGAGCTGCCTACGGAGGCGCCCCCTGGGGACGCCCTTGCCGATCCCCCGTCGGGCAccactgaggaggaggaagagcagccTGGGAAGGCCCCGGACCCGCAGGACCCCCAAGACGCGGAGTCCGACTCTGCCACCGGATCGCAGAGGCAGTCCGTCATCCAGCAGCCTGCCCCGGACAGGGGCCCGGCGAAACTGGGAACCAAGAGGCCGCACCCCGAGGATGGGGACGGGCAGAGCCTCGAGGGCGTCTCTAGCTCCGGCGACAGCGCAGGGCTCGAGGCCGGGCAGGGCCCTGGGGCTGACGAGCCGGGCTTGTCCCGCGGGAAGCCCTATGCCTGCGGCGAGTGCGGGGAGGCTTTCGCGTGGCTCTCGCACCTGATGGAGCACCACAGCAGCCATGGCGGCCGGAAGCGCTACGCCTGTCAGGGCTGCTGGAAGaccttccacttcagcctggccctagccgagCACCAGAAGACCCACGAGAAGGAGAGAAGCTACGCGCTGGGGGGCGCCCGGGGCCCCCAACCGTCCACCCGCGAAGCCCAGGCGGGGGCTAGGGCGGGCGGTCCCCCAGAGAGCGTGGAGGGCGAGGCTCCCCCCGCGCCCCCAGAGGCGCAGAGGTGA
- the ZSCAN18 gene encoding zinc finger and SCAN domain-containing protein 18 isoform X1 codes for MLPLEKAFASPRSSPAPPDLPTPGSAAGVQQEEPETIPERTPADLEFSRLRFREFVYQEAAGPHQTLARLHELCRQWLMPEARSKEQMLELLVLEQFLGILPDKVRPWVVAQYPESCKKAASLVEGLADVLEEPGMLLGSPAGSSSILSDGVYERHMDPLLLPGELASPSQAPGAGEIPAPSETPWLSPDPLFLEQRRVREAKTEEDGPANTEQKLKSFPEDPQHLGEWGHLDPAEENLKSYRKLLLWGYQLSQPDAASRLDTEELRLVERDPQGSSLPEGGRRQESAGCACEEAAPAGVLPELPTEAPPGDALADPPSGTTEEEEEQPGKAPDPQDPQDAESDSATGSQRQSVIQQPAPDRGPAKLGTKRPHPEDGDGQSLEGVSSSGDSAGLEAGQGPGADEPGLSRGKPYACGECGEAFAWLSHLMEHHSSHGGRKRYACQGCWKTFHFSLALAEHQKTHEKERSYALGGARGPQPSTREAQAGARAGGPPESVEGEAPPAPPEAQR; via the exons ATGCTGCCTTTGGAGAAGGCGTTTGCCTCCCCCAGGAGCTCCCCAGCCCCGCCGGATCTGCCCACGCCGGGGTCAGCAGCCGGAGTCCAGCAGGAAGAACCCGAGACCATCCCTGAGAGGACCCCTGCTGACCTGGAGTTCTCCCGCCTGCGTTTCCGGGAATTTGTCTACCAGGAGGCTGCCGGGCCCCACCAGACCCTGGCCCGGCTGCATGAGCTGTGCCGCCAGTGGCTGATGCCTGAGGCGCGCTCCAAGGAGCAGATGCTGGAGCTGCTGGTGCTGGAGCAGTTCCTGGGCATCCTGCCTGATAAGGTCCGGCCCTGGGTGGTGGCACAGTACCCTGAGAGCTGCAAGAAGGCAGCCTCCCTGGTGGAGGGCCTCGCTGATGTCTTGGAAGAGCCAG GGATGCTGCTGGGCTCCCCTGCGGGCTCATCCTCAATTCTTAGTGATGGAGTGTACGAGAGGCACATGGACCCTCTGCTGCTACCAGGCGAGCTCGCGAGCCCCAGCCAGGCCCCTGGAGCTGGGGAGATCCCGGCACCTTCTGAGACAC cctGGCTTTCTCCGGACCCCCTGTTTCTGGAACAGAGGAGGGTCAGAGAAGCAAAGACCGAAGAGGACGGCCCTGCCAACACCGAGCAG AAGCTGAAGTCCTTTCCAGAGGACCCTCAGCACCTGGGGGAGTGGGGCCACCTGGACCCTGCCGAGGAGAACCTGAAGAGCTACCGGAAGCTGCTCCTGTGGG GGTATCAGCTTTCCCAGCCTGACGCTGCCTCCAGGCTGGACACTGAGGAACTCCGGTTGGTGGAAAGAGATCCACAAGGAAGCAGCCTCCCAG AAGGCGGGAGGCGGCAGGAGAGCGCTGGGTGCGCCTGCGAGGAGGCCGCCCCCGCGGGGGTGCTGCCTGAGCTGCCTACGGAGGCGCCCCCTGGGGACGCCCTTGCCGATCCCCCGTCGGGCAccactgaggaggaggaagagcagccTGGGAAGGCCCCGGACCCGCAGGACCCCCAAGACGCGGAGTCCGACTCTGCCACCGGATCGCAGAGGCAGTCCGTCATCCAGCAGCCTGCCCCGGACAGGGGCCCGGCGAAACTGGGAACCAAGAGGCCGCACCCCGAGGATGGGGACGGGCAGAGCCTCGAGGGCGTCTCTAGCTCCGGCGACAGCGCAGGGCTCGAGGCCGGGCAGGGCCCTGGGGCTGACGAGCCGGGCTTGTCCCGCGGGAAGCCCTATGCCTGCGGCGAGTGCGGGGAGGCTTTCGCGTGGCTCTCGCACCTGATGGAGCACCACAGCAGCCATGGCGGCCGGAAGCGCTACGCCTGTCAGGGCTGCTGGAAGaccttccacttcagcctggccctagccgagCACCAGAAGACCCACGAGAAGGAGAGAAGCTACGCGCTGGGGGGCGCCCGGGGCCCCCAACCGTCCACCCGCGAAGCCCAGGCGGGGGCTAGGGCGGGCGGTCCCCCAGAGAGCGTGGAGGGCGAGGCTCCCCCCGCGCCCCCAGAGGCGCAGAGGTGA